In Triticum aestivum cultivar Chinese Spring chromosome 5B, IWGSC CS RefSeq v2.1, whole genome shotgun sequence, the following proteins share a genomic window:
- the LOC123112861 gene encoding 5'-3' exoribonuclease 2, with amino-acid sequence MAKMNKLRQGYFKYAKHHTDAEAEAVLLTEIFRAQGKEVLPRGTYELEDPTVKMPGTEFMEKISILLEYFIRERLKMDPEWKDIKVILSDANVPGEGEHKIMSFIRAQRSTENYDPNTRHCMHGHDADLIMLALASHEVHISILREVNPNGRIPARLYQFVNIWVLREYLEIEMKAPDCNQDIERLIDDFILICFLTGNDFIPRIPSLEINEFAVDLLIEVYKTTFNKMGGYIINTDKINDKNGTYLEVSRLEKFLHELSLCEERILLKRYELREKLLCKIQREAAEDKWAKGEDRAEKKTSSAQVYLYPVETRLEKKSNDVVRKNTRELWRTVNDICRSKDDLSKNGACKQERIRLGWKSQFYTEKFGAETSNEVGRLQTEMVQKYLEGLCWVLQCYFSEVPSWTWCYPFNYAPFASDFKYLSQFKTSFTMDKPLRAFDQLMAVLPPEKHVLSCALPKCYSKLIGCEDSIIQIFYPSEFEIDSDGKRFLSQGIAKLPFIDKELLLSATKMVEKDLTEDEMRLNDVRQERIFLRNSHSLANNAAFVPAMSDYPQEKLWMDTSEIGGWLSPDEGAQSFASRKNKVQYVSMSISDIDMTVSAMFFNPEAVKPISRLLDNVIVPDKTITEADIRKRPMWHTYPGPRPRPPHITHRPETLCRASSTATPREEHKLAGEGWLGRGRGSAPAPAAPASQTRQIGPSGYGRGSHGVDMAQSRGGRFDGGDEWAGGGGGGGGTVKRPETEGRPVGLWARGGGRRGSGPARAR; translated from the exons ATGGCCAAGATGAACAAGCTGCGACAGGGGTACTTCAAATATGCCAAGCATCACACAGATGCG GAGGCTGAAGCGGTCCTCTTGACTGAGATATTCAGAGCTCAAGGGAAGGAGGTGCTGCCGCGAGGTACATATGAGCTCGAGGATCCTACTGTTAAGATGCCAGGGACGGAATTCATGGAGAAAATATCAATACTGCTGGAGTATTTCATCCGTGAACGGTTGAAGATGGACCCTGAGTGGAAAGACATCAAG GTAATATTATCTGATGCAAATGTTCCTGGAGAAGGGGAGCACAAGATCATGTCCTTCATTCGGGCACAACGGAGCACGGAAAACTATGATCCGAACACCCGTCATTGTATGCATGGGCAT GATGCAGATCTCATAATGCTCGCTTTGGCATCTCACGAAGTCCACATTTCAATTTTGCGGGAGGTCAATCCAAATGGCAGGATACCGGCAAGACTGTATCAG TTTGTGAACATATGGGTTCTGAGAGAGTACTTGGAAATTGAAATGAAGGCACCAGATTGCAACCAAGATATTGAGAGACTAATAGATGACTTTATCCTTATTTGTTTCTTGACGGGAAACGATTTCATTCCACGGATTCCTTCACTAGAGATAAATGaa TTTGCAGTTGATCTTCTCATTGAAGTGTACAAGACAACCTTCAACAAAATGGGGGGCTATATTATCAACACAGACAAA ATCAATGATAAAAACGGCACGTATCTGGAAGTCTCGAGGTTGGAAAAGTTCCTTCATGAGTTGTCCTTGTGCGAAGAGAGAATTTTACTCAAAAGATATGAACTTCGAGAG AAGTTACTGTGCAAGATACAGCGTGAAGCTGCGGAAGACAAATGGGCCAAGGGAGAGGACAGGGCCGAGAAGAAAACGTCCTCCGCGCAAGTTTATTTGTATCCTGTGGAGACTCGGCTTGAAAAAAAGTCTAATGACGTG GTCAGAAAGAATACCAGGGAGCTGTGGAGAACTGTTAATGACATTTGCCGTAGTAAGGATGACCTTTCTAAAAATGGAGCCTGCAAACAAGAGAGG ATAAGACTGGGGTGGAAATCCCAGTTCTACACAGAGAAATTTGGTGCCGAAACTTCTAATGAAGTTGGAAGGCTGCAGACTGAAATG GTTCAGAAGTATTTAGAAGGATTATGTTGGGTGCTACAATGCTATTTTTCTGAAGTTCCTTCATGGACTTG GTGCTACCCATTCAATTATGCTCCTTTCGCATCTGATTTCAAATATCTGTCTCAATTCAAGACATCTTTCACCATGGACAAACCACTAAGAGCATTTGATCAGCTCATGGCAGTTTTGCCACCAGAAAAGCATGTTTTGTCATGTGCCCTTCCAAAATGTTACAGCAAATTAATAGGCTGTGAAGATTCCATAATACAAATATTCTATCCGTCAG AGTTCGAGATTGATTCAGATGGGAAACGTTTCTTGTCGCAA GGCATTGCAAAGTTGCCATTCATAGATAAGGAACTGCTGCTTTCAGCCACCAAAATGGTAGAGAAAGATCTCACG GAGGATGAAATGAGACTTAATGATGTTCGGCAAGAGAGGATCTTCCTGAGGAACTCACACAGTCTGGCAAATAATGCAGCATTTGTGCCAGCAATGTCCGACTATCCGCAGGAAAAGCTTTGGATGGACACTAG TGAAATCGGAGGATGGCTCTCACCAGATGAGGGGGCtcagagctttgcatcaagaaaaAACAAGGTTCAATACGTGTCGATGTCAATAAGCGATATAGATATGACAGT ATCAGCAATGTTCTTTAACCCTGAGGCAGTGAAGCCGATTTCAAGATTACTTGACAATGTCATAGTGCCTGACAAG ACTATAACTGAAGCGGACATTCGGAAGAGACCGATGTGGCACACGTACCCGGGTCCAAGGCCAAGACCGCCGCATATCACCCACAGGCCAGAGACCCTGTGCAGGGCGAGCTCGACGGCGACACCGAGGGAAGAGCATAAGCTAGCCGGGGAGGGGTGGCTGGGACGGGGGAGAGGaagcgcccccgcccccgccgcccccgcttCCCAGACACGGCAGATCGGGCCGAGCGGCTACGGGAGAGGTTCCCATGGTGTGGACATGGCGCAGAGCCGAGGCGGCCGGTTCGACGGCGGTGATGAGtgggcaggaggaggaggaggcggcggcggcacggtgAAGAGGCCGGAGACGGAGGGGCGGCCCGTTGGGTTGTGGGCGAGAGGAGGCGGCCGTCGCGGGAGCGGGCCAGCCCGCGCGCGGTAG